ccaccacagacacggggagaacatgcaaactccacacagatgatgccctgggatgacccccacggttggacaaccccggggttcgaacccaggaccttcttgctgtgaggcgacagcgctaaccactgcgctaccgtgccgccaACATTGACCCTGTCTACAGATGTAACATCTAGACTGTGATAGACAGGAggttgtctagataaagtgcttttCCTTGGCTACCGGGTTATCAAACAGAAGAAGAAGTGGATACGTAACTGTAAACACAAAGTTTTGTTCCACAATAAGAGGAACAACTTAGAAAGTTACCCATACAAAATGATTGACAGGCAAATCAATTTACAGTACTTCTCAAACGAGTGGATAACTTGTTGAATTCTTTAGATTATGGATTCTTTTCTTCCTTCTCCCAAAACAGACCTATGCAAATGTCGGTTTTGGGCTCTTAAACCTTCAGTTAGTTGGTTTCTCTTTGAGTGTGCGTTGTCGTCGTCTTTGTTCTCCTGTTTCAGTGTTGCCCTCGTGACCTTTTCCCCCATGCTAACAGAGGCATACCATGCACTGCGGGGAGATGCTCTGAGCTCCAACCACCGCTCAGAGCTGTTACTTACAATTTACTGAGCTCCTCCACTCTCTTACGCAGGGTTGTAACCTGCAGGGGAGCAAAGAACATCCGAGTTCATATCTCCAGACCGCATTATGGAGACCACTGGTCTGACTTACACTGAGCGACTATACTGAGTTTAAGACATGgacacggatggatggatggatggatggatggatggatagctagctagctagatagatagatagatagatagatagatagatagatagatagatagatagatagatagatagatagatagatagatagatagaatccgCATGTGGACGTTCTGGAAGTCCTTCATTTCAGCCTCAGCTCAGCTTTTTTGAAAATAAAGAAATGTGAAATTGAGAAGTAAAATGTGAAGTAGAGAATTTAGGGCAGTGTCATATGTCCAACTGACTTGTTGCAACAAAGCAGTAATTCAACATAGGTTAACTGTTATGTACACTTAGACACCAATTGTCTTACAGGTTGCACACATCAGAATATAAAAACCTTTGATTTGATTTAATATATGTGAAGATGTCTGAGATTGTTTATCAAAACATAATAATGAATATAAATTAAAGCTAGGGGACATCTCATTACCGCTGTTTTTCTTACTATGTGTAGATCACAAGGCAGGTTTGTATTGGGAGTAATTTGAGAAATATGGCAAAAGGTTGAACCTTTTTTTTACTGCAGACTAACCTCATACTTCTGCCTCTTCAGTCTCTCCATGTGATCAAACTTCTCAGACTCGAGCTGGCTCATCCATTCGTGCAGCTCGTGGATCTTGTCCCTGGAGATGAACACATGGAAAAAATAATGTCAGTTGCCAAGCTTTCAACCTTATTTTGACTAACTGCCCGCAAATACTAACTGACTGTTTGGAAATACTGGCCAACCACCTGGTCTATACTTAACCACTGTAGTGAAATGATCATTCAGCCTGCGATGGTATTCTTTAATCCTCAACGAAGACAGCTTTAGGACTCATATGCTGTTGTTCAAAGTACTTCgatggggatcagtgtaagactcaGCTGCCTACATACCACTAGCATGACCATTGTAGTATTATTTACAGTACTGATGCTCTACCATACCCAGAGCTAGTCTGTCTAGAAATGATGGGTTTAATGGGCACAGCGAAAGTACCAATACTGAGTAAGGGTATGGCACAGTAGTGGCAGCAATGCCTGGCCAAATGGCACAGCACAGTACTCATATAACAGAAAAAAAGGACTTGGTTTCCTACTTCAGCTTGTCCTCATTGAGATGGTCGATGTTAAGGGCCTTGCGCCTGGATGCcaggatcttcttcttcttctctctctcagtTTCTTTCTTTCCGCCTCTCTTCTGGTCAGCCTGTCATGAGGAGTTCATAGACACTGTTAACCAGCCATACATCTAATTAACTACCATTGCTACTACGAGTAAATGCACCCGTTACAAGTACTTTGCTGGCAATGTCTTGGCAATGTCCAATGTACTGTGGGCTTGAAACTTCTCCAAGTTCAGTGACCACTGACTAGATCCTCAATATGAAGTCGGAGAAGGACTGACTGACTtgtccactctgtgtgtgtgtgtgtgtgtgtgtgtgtgtgagtcagagaGAGGTGTCTAGTCACCCTCTGCAGATGGCTGCTGTAGTTGGAGCCCATGCTGGACAGTGCTGACTTCTTCTTGGCCTCCTCCTCTGCCTTCTTCTTGGCATCAGCCTCCTCCTTCCTCAGCCTCTCTTCCTGAATGGAGAGAGCACGATGCACAAGTCAGACAAACAGCAAGGCAACACGATCAGAAAGACTGGATCATCACACGGTCGGTCcacctcccattcagccacaagccaGACAGTCGCCATACAAAACTAGTCACACGGTCATTCGGCGCCGGTGGGCAGCTtgtctgaggaggaggaggagctggaagtaGCAGAGATTACAAACCTCACGTCTGGCCTGGCGCTCCTTCTCCTTTTCAGCACGGACCCTCTGCTGCTCGGCCCTCTCGGCTCTACGCTTCTCCTGCAGGCGGCAAAAGGAACCACAAATATATACATCTCAGATATGAGTTGGTTAGTTATCTCTGATATGAAAACtgacaaacaaagaaaaaacactcaaccaacactacagctgttgGTTTTGTGTGTAACACCGCGTTGTTTCCTGCGTTGATCGAGCTAGGACGTTGGACTTTTTCTATCAGTGCATttcgcttttttttttccaatcacTTGGTTAAAGCTGCTATGAGGGGTTTCAGATTTATGTTGACTTCACATGCCCTTGTGGAAGAAAGCGGCACTGTTTTGCAGAAGAGTGACTCAAATACGTGTCACCTCTTGTCGCAACTATCtaatcccacccccccccctttctccccaattgtatccggccaattaccccactcttccgagccgtcccggtcactgctccacccactctgccgatc
The window above is part of the Lampris incognitus isolate fLamInc1 chromosome 6, fLamInc1.hap2, whole genome shotgun sequence genome. Proteins encoded here:
- the LOC130113742 gene encoding troponin T, fast skeletal muscle isoforms-like, yielding MSDTEEVDQVEAVEEEVVKEVEVAPEAAPEPEAEPEPEPEPEPEPVVEPEPEPEPEPEPKPEEVHEEEKPKFKPSAPKIPDGEKVDFDDIQKKRQNKDLVELQALIDAHFECRKKEEEELIALKERIEKRRAERAEQQRVRAEKEKERQARREEERLRKEEADAKKKAEEEAKKKSALSSMGSNYSSHLQRADQKRGGKKETEREKKKKILASRRKALNIDHLNEDKLKDKIHELHEWMSQLESEKFDHMERLKRQKYEVTTLRKRVEELSKFSKKGAAARRRK